One Oryza sativa Japonica Group chromosome 8, ASM3414082v1 DNA window includes the following coding sequences:
- the LOC112939886 gene encoding uncharacterized protein: MEDTSVTDSLARTRVTWSDDDTLILYQYCVEEVEASGELSEESYRLIQQKMCDQGATYGVKNIKQKIINIRKLWAKMRSRDSQDYNLRCRHHLDLLDRLFDQAGRAQSSKDDSTQSDAEIKTCNQVDEVESAAPRVNNQPDDGKENQAINQRDICLD, from the exons ATGGAGGACACCTCCGTCACCGACAGCCTCGCCCGCACGAG GGTCACGTGGAGCGATGATGACACACTTATTTTATATCAGTATTGTGTGGAAGAAGTCGAGGCTTCTGGTGAGTTGTCGGAAGAGTCTTATCGGTTGATCCAACAGAAGATGTGTGATCAGGGAGCAACCTACGGTGTCAAGAATATAAAACAAAAGATCATAAACATCAGAAAATTGTGGGCTAAAATG AGATCGAGAGATTCTCAGGATTACAATTTGAGGTGTCGACATCATCTGGATTTGCTTGACAGATTATTTGACCAG GCTGGTAGAGCTCAATCAAGCAAGGATGACAGTACTCAATCAG atgcTGAGATAAAGACATGCAATCAAGTAGATGAAGTGGAAAGTGCTgcacctcgagttaataaccaacctgatgatggaaaagaaaatcaagcgattaaccaaagagacatttgtttggactaa